A genomic region of Terriglobia bacterium contains the following coding sequences:
- a CDS encoding anaerobic sulfatase-maturation protein — MSPPPRSSVAEKPQTGHPALTAFHIMSKPVGPICNLDCRYCFYLEKENLYPGTSSWAMPEDVLETYVREYIQTQNVPQVSFAWQGGEPTLLGVEYFEKVVELQKEYADGKRIENAFQTNGVLLDDGWGEFLSKNGFLVGLSIDGPQKLHDHYRVDKGGQPTFKRVMRGLGYLKKHGVEFNTLTVVQRHNSHHPLEVYRFLREHGSGFMQFIPIVERMAKSPNPDGLVLISPESEESAPVSKWSVEPLQYGKFLCAIFDEWVRNDVGRCFVQMFDVALESWMGYPASLCVFRETCGSALAIEHNGDLYSCDHFVYPENKLGNIMDNPLSSLVTSPQQLKFGQDKLDKLPRYCRECEVRFACNGECPKHRFIRTPDGEEGLNYLCAGYKKFFRHIDPCMRFMAGELQQGKAPANVMDWVRMREEESPGDGQPGRNDPCPCGSGRKYKKCCGPSA, encoded by the coding sequence ATGTCTCCGCCACCCCGCAGCAGCGTCGCTGAGAAGCCGCAAACCGGGCATCCAGCGCTCACGGCTTTCCACATCATGTCTAAGCCCGTGGGTCCCATCTGCAACCTGGATTGCCGCTACTGCTTCTATCTCGAAAAAGAAAATCTCTACCCAGGAACTTCCAGTTGGGCCATGCCCGAAGACGTGCTGGAAACCTACGTCCGGGAGTATATCCAAACCCAGAATGTGCCTCAGGTTTCCTTTGCGTGGCAGGGAGGCGAGCCCACCCTGCTGGGCGTTGAATATTTCGAGAAAGTCGTCGAACTGCAGAAGGAGTATGCGGATGGGAAACGGATCGAAAACGCCTTTCAGACCAATGGAGTTCTGCTGGATGACGGATGGGGCGAGTTTCTTTCCAAAAATGGATTCCTGGTGGGTCTTTCAATCGACGGGCCGCAAAAACTGCACGACCACTATCGCGTGGACAAGGGCGGGCAGCCAACCTTTAAGCGCGTAATGCGCGGCCTGGGGTATCTGAAAAAGCACGGCGTGGAGTTCAACACACTGACGGTGGTCCAGCGCCACAATTCGCACCATCCGCTGGAGGTCTATCGCTTTCTGAGAGAGCACGGCAGCGGCTTTATGCAGTTCATTCCCATCGTGGAAAGAATGGCCAAGTCGCCGAATCCGGACGGCCTGGTTCTGATCAGCCCTGAATCGGAGGAGTCCGCGCCGGTATCAAAGTGGTCTGTGGAGCCGCTGCAGTACGGGAAATTTCTGTGCGCGATTTTCGATGAATGGGTCCGCAACGATGTGGGTCGCTGCTTTGTCCAGATGTTCGACGTGGCGCTTGAAAGCTGGATGGGATACCCGGCCAGCCTCTGTGTTTTTCGCGAGACCTGCGGATCAGCCTTGGCCATTGAGCATAACGGCGACCTCTATTCCTGCGACCATTTTGTGTATCCGGAAAACAAGCTGGGCAACATCATGGACAATCCCCTCAGTTCGCTTGTCACTTCTCCCCAGCAGCTCAAATTCGGCCAGGACAAGCTCGATAAGCTGCCGCGATACTGCCGGGAATGCGAAGTGCGCTTTGCCTGCAACGGCGAGTGTCCCAAGCACCGCTTTATCCGGACGCCGGACGGGGAGGAAGGCCTGAACTACTTGTGCGCAGGATACAAGAAGTTTTTCCGCCACATCGATCCGTGCATGAGGTTTATGGCCGGGGAACTCCAGCAGGGCAAAGCGCCCGCGAACGTGATGGACTGGGTCCGAATGCGGGAAGAAGAAAGCCCCGGCGACGGACAGCCTGGAAGAAACGATCCCTGCCCTTGCGGCAGCGGCAGGAAATATAAGAAGTGTTGCGGACCGTCAGCCTGA
- a CDS encoding polyprenol monophosphomannose synthase codes for MISVVIPTYKEAGSIQDVIRRCGKALAESGEEYELIVVDDNSGDGTAELAEQLSKEFHVRVLRRAGRLGLATAVVDGWKLAQGDLLGVIDADLQHPPEILVALAAALRQSNADLAIASRYTAGGGTSDWEFIRRVISGGATHLAASVLPLKLSAISDPMSGMFVVRAAAISGVELSPLGYKILLEVLARGRIEHVAEVAYQFEERTRGASKLGARQYAEYLAHLVRLAFATGQFRAWALYSLVGITGAVLDVGIIHWAARRAGGSIVWVVPVAVEVALLWNFLWNQHVTFARRLRSPSGEVGTISRLWRYQKVCLPGAVLNVVLTLVLDSQGVQLLLAAVAGVLLDGVVNLAFNVPSIWKVWGPKPSTPSDRVGSQSGIESF; via the coding sequence ATGATTTCTGTCGTCATTCCGACTTACAAAGAGGCGGGTTCGATCCAGGATGTCATCCGCCGCTGCGGCAAAGCCCTGGCAGAGTCCGGCGAAGAATATGAGCTGATTGTCGTTGACGACAACAGCGGCGACGGGACCGCCGAACTGGCCGAGCAATTGAGCAAGGAATTCCACGTGCGTGTGCTGCGACGCGCCGGGCGCCTGGGACTTGCCACGGCCGTGGTGGATGGCTGGAAGCTCGCCCAGGGGGACTTGCTCGGCGTGATCGACGCAGACCTGCAGCACCCGCCGGAGATCCTCGTGGCGCTGGCGGCCGCTCTGCGCCAGTCTAACGCCGACCTGGCGATTGCCAGCCGCTACACCGCAGGGGGCGGGACCTCCGATTGGGAATTCATCCGCCGGGTGATTTCCGGCGGCGCCACCCACCTGGCTGCTTCCGTTTTGCCTCTCAAGCTTTCTGCAATCAGCGACCCCATGTCGGGCATGTTCGTCGTACGGGCGGCGGCGATTTCAGGCGTGGAGCTTTCACCGTTGGGCTACAAAATCCTGCTGGAAGTTCTGGCCAGAGGCCGAATCGAGCACGTCGCAGAAGTCGCTTACCAGTTTGAAGAGCGGACGCGCGGCGCTTCCAAGCTGGGCGCTCGCCAGTACGCAGAGTACCTGGCCCACCTGGTTCGGCTCGCCTTTGCCACGGGCCAGTTCCGCGCCTGGGCGTTGTACAGCCTGGTGGGGATCACTGGAGCCGTGCTGGACGTCGGCATTATTCATTGGGCGGCGAGGCGTGCCGGAGGCAGCATCGTCTGGGTCGTTCCGGTGGCCGTTGAGGTTGCACTGCTGTGGAACTTCCTTTGGAACCAGCATGTCACCTTCGCGCGCCGCCTCCGCAGTCCTTCCGGGGAAGTCGGAACCATCTCCCGTCTGTGGCGTTATCAGAAAGTGTGCCTGCCTGGGGCCGTCCTGAATGTCGTCCTCACGCTTGTTCTCGACTCACAAGGCGTGCAGTTGCTTCTCGCCGCAGTAGCCGGGGTGCTCCTCGATGGTGTCGTGAATCTTGCCTTCAATGTCCCCTCCATATGGAAAGTCTGGGGCCCGAAGCCTTCTACCCCCAGCGACCGGGTTGGAAGCCAGTCTGGAATCGAGAGTTTCTAG
- a CDS encoding glycosyltransferase family 39 protein, with protein sequence MVNSDRPSSRGWFHAAGSGRWLALALGLVLLMAIPNLSYPIGRDQATYCVIGRGLLDGARLYRDLWDNKPPGIFYLYAAIVKVFGPAMWSVGLLDILWLLAISVCIFRFTEPSLGKAAAFFAVLVNAALHIRAGYWDAGQPETFLMLFVFGSYFLLSGRGRGMKRREMLAGVLFAAAFWLKYNAAVFLPFLLLAPLLQAGEAGDTSLGGRLGIPSINWTSSVFRFAAGFLLGSFLVVSGCLFSGGWSGFIEEQFQVLPRYAATASAGVPDYWAWAAGRIEFWLGFWTLGAALAAVILAWRQHHLLRLAPALVGAAAGFAALAVQIRYQPYYFETCYPFFAIFSAYLIVQTYEGALTLARYFARRNWQVARVLTWVVFANLVGLCVPGPLMRMVTNYRAFNQWRQNPVKFYSNYSWPGAAEDFHDVLRVVDYLKRHPGTANGVYVWGNEPLIYYLSGYRPPVRFVWNLPLIASWRLPGWRRELVSQFSGTRPGYIIVARRDEVHDLSGTYQDSAQALRNFPGLNDYLRNFYQPCADDVTFEIYCRAPGAATAASTGPPS encoded by the coding sequence GTGGTGAACTCCGATCGGCCATCTTCGCGCGGCTGGTTTCACGCGGCCGGCTCAGGACGCTGGCTGGCGCTGGCACTCGGGCTAGTCCTGCTGATGGCCATTCCGAATCTCAGCTACCCCATCGGGCGCGATCAGGCGACGTATTGCGTGATCGGGCGTGGCCTTCTCGACGGAGCGCGGCTCTACCGGGACCTCTGGGACAACAAGCCACCCGGCATCTTTTATCTATACGCAGCCATAGTGAAGGTCTTCGGGCCTGCGATGTGGAGCGTCGGGCTGCTGGATATTCTCTGGTTGCTGGCCATCTCGGTCTGCATATTTCGCTTTACGGAACCAAGCCTCGGCAAGGCCGCTGCGTTCTTCGCCGTCCTGGTGAACGCAGCGCTGCACATCCGGGCGGGCTACTGGGACGCGGGCCAGCCGGAAACTTTCCTCATGCTCTTCGTCTTCGGCAGTTACTTCCTGCTTTCCGGCCGCGGCCGGGGGATGAAGCGCAGGGAAATGCTCGCCGGAGTGCTGTTCGCCGCCGCCTTCTGGCTGAAGTACAACGCCGCCGTGTTCCTGCCTTTCTTGCTACTGGCACCGCTGCTGCAGGCGGGCGAGGCCGGCGACACCTCGCTGGGGGGAAGGCTCGGAATTCCCTCTATCAATTGGACTTCCTCTGTGTTCAGGTTTGCAGCCGGCTTCCTTTTGGGCAGTTTTTTGGTCGTCTCCGGCTGCTTGTTCAGTGGCGGATGGAGCGGATTCATCGAAGAGCAATTCCAGGTGCTTCCGCGGTATGCCGCCACCGCGTCCGCCGGCGTGCCGGATTATTGGGCATGGGCGGCCGGACGCATCGAATTCTGGTTGGGCTTCTGGACGCTTGGGGCGGCGCTCGCGGCCGTCATCCTGGCCTGGAGGCAGCACCACCTGCTCCGTCTGGCCCCAGCTCTCGTGGGCGCGGCTGCCGGGTTTGCGGCGCTGGCTGTGCAGATCCGCTATCAGCCCTATTATTTTGAAACCTGCTACCCGTTCTTTGCGATCTTCTCGGCCTATCTCATTGTCCAAACGTACGAAGGTGCGCTGACGCTGGCGCGTTACTTTGCCCGCCGCAACTGGCAAGTGGCGCGCGTACTCACCTGGGTTGTGTTTGCGAACCTGGTTGGCCTCTGCGTTCCGGGGCCGTTGATGCGAATGGTGACAAACTACCGGGCGTTCAACCAGTGGCGGCAGAATCCGGTCAAGTTTTACTCCAATTATTCCTGGCCGGGCGCGGCGGAAGACTTCCACGATGTCCTGCGCGTCGTTGATTACCTCAAGCGCCATCCCGGCACCGCGAATGGCGTCTACGTGTGGGGCAACGAGCCGCTAATCTATTATCTCAGCGGCTACCGGCCGCCCGTGCGCTTTGTCTGGAACCTGCCTCTGATCGCTTCCTGGCGGCTGCCCGGCTGGCGGCGGGAACTGGTCAGCCAGTTCAGCGGGACCCGGCCCGGTTACATCATCGTGGCGAGGCGTGACGAGGTCCACGATCTATCGGGCACCTATCAGGATTCCGCCCAGGCGCTCCGCAATTTTCCGGGACTTAACGATTACCTCCGCAACTTCTATCAGCCATGCGCAGACGACGTAACGTTTGAAATCTACTGCCGCGCGCCGGGCGCGGCAACCGCCGCCTCCACCGGCCCGCCTTCCTGA
- a CDS encoding S1C family serine protease, with product MQNALVSLSDELTKLVEEFQSEVVAVHARPRYPSSGVHLRPGLVVTADHTIRREEDIQVTLDGGKTVNATLAGRDGGTDLALLKVDGLGSPHARTNDGESARVGELALVLGRSPDSGPNASLGIISAVSGPWRTWRGKRLDQYIRLDANFFPNSSGGAVIDGRGRLVGIATAGLSRIAGLAIPAATVNRVVDALLEKGHVPSAYLGVGVQPVGIPDALRTKLSLANRSGVMVVSVEPDGPASRAGVLLGDILVSLSEIQIEQIEDLQSVLDSLGVGKAAKARLIRAGALLEVTITSEERPGK from the coding sequence ATGCAAAACGCATTGGTAAGTCTTTCAGACGAGCTTACAAAGCTCGTTGAAGAGTTTCAGTCTGAAGTTGTGGCTGTCCACGCGCGTCCTCGATACCCATCGAGCGGCGTTCATTTGAGGCCGGGGCTGGTGGTAACGGCGGACCACACCATTCGCCGGGAAGAGGACATCCAGGTGACGCTCGACGGCGGCAAGACGGTCAACGCAACGCTCGCCGGCCGCGACGGCGGAACGGACCTTGCGCTGCTGAAGGTGGATGGCCTGGGCTCCCCGCACGCTCGGACGAATGACGGCGAATCTGCGCGAGTGGGCGAGCTGGCGCTGGTGCTCGGACGTTCGCCGGATAGCGGCCCGAATGCCAGCCTTGGAATCATCAGCGCCGTTTCCGGCCCCTGGCGCACCTGGCGAGGCAAGCGCCTCGACCAATACATTCGTCTTGACGCAAATTTCTTTCCCAATTCATCCGGGGGCGCGGTAATTGATGGCCGGGGGCGCCTGGTGGGAATTGCCACGGCGGGCCTTTCGCGGATTGCAGGCCTGGCGATTCCGGCTGCGACGGTCAACCGCGTGGTCGATGCTCTGCTCGAGAAGGGGCATGTGCCCAGCGCCTACCTGGGCGTGGGCGTTCAGCCGGTTGGCATACCGGATGCCCTTCGAACCAAGCTGTCGCTGGCGAACAGGAGCGGAGTGATGGTGGTGAGCGTCGAGCCTGACGGCCCAGCCAGCCGGGCAGGTGTGTTGCTGGGTGACATTCTGGTGAGCCTGAGCGAAATACAAATCGAGCAGATTGAAGATCTTCAGTCTGTTCTAGATTCGCTGGGAGTTGGCAAGGCGGCCAAAGCGCGGCTGATCCGCGCCGGAGCGCTGCTGGAAGTGACGATCACATCGGAGGAAAGGCCGGGAAAGTGA
- a CDS encoding trypsin-like peptidase domain-containing protein — translation MALYGFGEIAEQLRRSTVEVKSGRRGQGSGFIVKSDGVIVTNAHVTGNAGLSVRLWDGSSFPAHLAARSTRRDLALLEIPARNLMPATLANSDELRVGELVMAVGNPFGFTGAVTTGIVHGIGRLPGLGPTKWIQADVQLAPGNSGGPLADARGNVVGVNTMIAGGLGLAVPANAVARLMAGDLEQAPLGVVLRPVVVRVSGAERLGLLVLEVVPNGAAEYSSLSAGDILTGIEGRAIKSLDDLEEKLEGSGERLLHLQFVRGDPGKVRNVTVRLGAPQAVMA, via the coding sequence ATGGCGCTCTATGGATTCGGCGAGATTGCCGAACAGTTGCGCCGGTCGACCGTCGAGGTGAAGAGCGGCCGGCGCGGGCAAGGGTCAGGATTCATCGTAAAATCAGATGGGGTCATCGTGACCAACGCGCACGTGACAGGCAATGCCGGGCTTTCGGTGCGGCTGTGGGATGGGAGTTCATTCCCGGCGCATCTTGCGGCGCGAAGCACCCGGCGCGACCTGGCTCTGCTTGAAATTCCTGCGCGAAATCTCATGCCTGCCACGCTGGCGAATTCGGATGAATTGCGGGTGGGCGAACTGGTGATGGCGGTGGGCAATCCGTTCGGGTTTACTGGGGCCGTGACCACGGGCATTGTCCACGGCATTGGACGCCTGCCGGGCCTGGGGCCGACCAAATGGATCCAGGCGGACGTGCAACTCGCGCCGGGAAACTCGGGCGGTCCATTGGCTGATGCGCGCGGGAACGTGGTCGGCGTCAATACAATGATCGCAGGCGGGCTGGGGCTTGCGGTGCCAGCCAACGCAGTGGCGCGCCTCATGGCGGGGGACCTTGAGCAGGCGCCGCTGGGCGTGGTGCTGCGTCCCGTAGTGGTCAGAGTGTCGGGAGCGGAGCGCCTGGGACTCCTGGTTCTTGAAGTGGTCCCGAACGGCGCGGCGGAATATTCTTCCTTGAGCGCCGGCGATATTCTAACCGGAATCGAGGGGCGGGCGATCAAGTCGCTTGACGACCTCGAGGAGAAGCTTGAAGGCAGTGGCGAGCGGCTGTTGCATCTGCAATTCGTCCGGGGCGATCCGGGCAAGGTTCGGAATGTGACGGTACGCCTCGGCGCTCCGCAGGCGGTCATGGCATGA
- a CDS encoding response regulator transcription factor: MIRVLVKASSTIARAGLESLVREHPGFQLIRDSPGGGSAGGAESLADVLVVEAESVADDSAREALDWASANGAVVLLVRNLASESIAEALREGVKAVLPAGLTAAEIAAAIEAAAAGLVVLDGIGAEALVRSAAPVGGGEVKPLIEALTPREIEVLRLVAAGLGNKEIASRLEISEHTVKFHVASVMGKLGASSRTEAVTLGIRHGLIMI; the protein is encoded by the coding sequence ATGATTCGCGTGCTGGTGAAAGCATCGTCCACGATCGCCCGGGCAGGCCTCGAAAGCCTGGTCAGAGAGCATCCAGGTTTTCAATTGATCAGGGATTCGCCCGGCGGCGGTTCTGCGGGCGGCGCGGAATCGCTGGCGGACGTTCTGGTTGTCGAAGCAGAGAGCGTGGCTGACGACTCCGCGCGGGAGGCTTTGGACTGGGCAAGCGCCAACGGGGCGGTGGTCCTGCTGGTTCGGAACCTCGCCAGCGAGTCAATTGCTGAGGCGCTGCGCGAAGGCGTCAAGGCGGTGCTCCCAGCGGGCTTGACGGCGGCAGAAATCGCCGCAGCCATCGAGGCAGCAGCCGCAGGCCTGGTGGTGCTGGATGGGATTGGCGCGGAGGCGCTGGTGCGCTCGGCGGCTCCCGTTGGCGGCGGCGAGGTGAAGCCGTTGATCGAAGCGCTAACGCCGCGCGAGATCGAAGTGTTGCGCCTCGTTGCCGCAGGGCTGGGAAACAAAGAGATTGCTTCGCGTCTCGAGATTTCCGAGCACACCGTCAAGTTCCACGTGGCGTCTGTAATGGGCAAGCTGGGCGCCTCAAGCCGTACCGAAGCCGTGACTCTCGGAATCCGCCACGGCTTGATTATGATTTGA
- a CDS encoding type II toxin-antitoxin system HicB family antitoxin, translated as MKLFTYPITVEREGRTYYAYSEDFPGVYGIGKSIEEAKTSILEAMRIYIRECRARRKPVPRARTVYTETVSIAV; from the coding sequence GTGAAATTGTTCACTTATCCGATTACGGTGGAGCGCGAAGGCCGTACCTATTACGCCTACAGCGAGGACTTTCCGGGCGTGTACGGAATCGGGAAGTCTATCGAGGAAGCCAAAACGAGCATCCTTGAAGCCATGCGGATTTATATCCGCGAATGCCGCGCCCGCCGAAAGCCCGTGCCTCGCGCCAGGACGGTGTATACCGAAACTGTATCGATAGCTGTCTAG
- a CDS encoding type II toxin-antitoxin system HicA family toxin has translation MPTAKQLLRFLRKQGYVQQRQKGSHLILDHPSRRMLVIPVHKGDIPRGLFLRILKDAGFTEDNFLKG, from the coding sequence ATGCCGACTGCGAAACAACTTCTTCGATTTCTGCGAAAGCAGGGGTACGTTCAGCAGAGGCAGAAGGGTTCCCATCTGATACTTGATCACCCTTCGCGGCGCATGCTGGTAATTCCAGTCCACAAGGGAGATATCCCTCGCGGGCTGTTCCTGAGAATTCTTAAGGACGCGGGATTTACCGAAGACAACTTCCTGAAGGGCTAA
- a CDS encoding DegT/DnrJ/EryC1/StrS family aminotransferase has protein sequence MKSNLTRRDFLGSAVGVAAGLAAPANAFPKAPPKSSAGAGLAILGGSPVRTKLFPSWPVIEQNDEKGWMQVLMTGKWNRLDGHFAHQFETTWARLLGAKYCLATASGTTALLTSANALGIGPGDEVIVPPYTFVATVNIVLLQHALPVFVDTDPETFQIDARKVEAAITKRTRCIIPVHLGGSAADMDAILDVANRHKLFVIEDACQAHLAEWRHKKVSTLGNLGCFSFQASKNLNSGEGGAILTSDHDLYEYCLSFHNQGRGKYNSGLSYVRNGANFRMTEFQGALLLQQLTRLEAQSRRRTENAEYLTKQLKEIPGISPARMYDGCTRNAYHLYMFHYDSAHFAGLPRSRFLKALEAEGVPASGGYTPLNKEPFLKEALGSRAFKAIYTQKELAEYAERNHCPENDKLCERAVWLEQTMFLGPRSDMDQIAEAIRKIQKQAGTLARSQA, from the coding sequence ATGAAAAGCAATCTTACACGTCGTGATTTTCTAGGGAGCGCGGTCGGCGTGGCTGCGGGACTGGCAGCGCCTGCAAACGCCTTTCCGAAGGCTCCGCCGAAATCATCGGCAGGCGCGGGCCTGGCGATTCTGGGCGGCAGCCCCGTACGGACAAAACTCTTTCCATCATGGCCCGTGATCGAGCAGAACGACGAAAAGGGCTGGATGCAGGTGTTGATGACCGGCAAATGGAACCGGCTGGACGGCCACTTTGCGCACCAGTTTGAAACCACCTGGGCGCGGCTGCTGGGCGCGAAATACTGCCTGGCCACTGCCAGCGGCACAACGGCGCTGCTGACCTCGGCCAACGCGCTGGGCATCGGTCCCGGCGACGAAGTTATCGTGCCGCCCTACACCTTTGTGGCGACGGTAAACATCGTCCTGCTGCAGCACGCCCTTCCGGTTTTTGTTGATACCGATCCCGAAACCTTCCAGATTGACGCGCGCAAGGTCGAGGCTGCCATTACCAAACGGACGCGCTGCATCATTCCCGTTCATCTGGGCGGATCGGCCGCCGACATGGACGCCATTCTCGATGTAGCAAATCGGCATAAGCTCTTTGTCATTGAGGATGCCTGCCAGGCCCATCTGGCCGAGTGGCGGCACAAGAAGGTGAGCACGCTCGGCAATCTCGGCTGCTTCAGTTTCCAGGCCTCAAAGAATTTGAACTCCGGCGAAGGCGGGGCCATCCTCACCAGCGATCACGATCTCTACGAATATTGCCTGAGCTTCCACAACCAGGGCCGAGGGAAATACAATTCGGGTTTGAGCTACGTGCGGAACGGAGCGAATTTCCGCATGACGGAATTTCAGGGCGCGCTCCTGCTGCAGCAATTGACCCGCCTGGAAGCTCAAAGCCGGAGGCGGACTGAGAACGCCGAATACCTGACGAAGCAACTGAAGGAGATTCCCGGAATTTCGCCCGCCCGTATGTACGACGGCTGCACCCGGAACGCCTACCATCTCTATATGTTCCATTATGACAGCGCGCATTTTGCCGGCCTGCCACGCTCGCGGTTCCTGAAGGCGCTCGAGGCGGAAGGCGTTCCAGCTTCCGGTGGATATACGCCGCTGAACAAGGAACCTTTCCTGAAAGAGGCCCTCGGCTCGCGCGCCTTCAAGGCTATTTACACCCAGAAGGAACTTGCCGAGTACGCGGAGCGGAACCACTGCCCTGAAAACGACAAGCTCTGCGAACGGGCGGTGTGGCTCGAACAAACCATGTTCCTGGGCCCCCGGAGCGACATGGACCAGATCGCAGAGGCCATCAGAAAAATCCAGAAACAGGCCGGCACACTCGCCCGCTCCCAGGCGTAA
- a CDS encoding neutral/alkaline non-lysosomal ceramidase N-terminal domain-containing protein, producing MRHPRLFNTAIPLMLSVLLVGAALPARAAWKAGFAKINITPHGPLWMAGYAARTHASEGTLLELHAKALALEDETGRRAVLVSTDLLGLPRPVSEAVASRVKQKYGLSRDQLFLNSSHTHSGPVIGNMLSVAYEGEHGINAEQWEAVQAYTGHLEDQMVKVVGEALHKLRPATLSLGHGQADFAINRRVKTAAGYVGGVNRDGPVDHDVPVLVVRNQRGKILGILFGYACHNTTIGSNFYKFSGDYAGFAQQRLEKRYGGAVAMFVEGCGADANPYPRWDKERSGVPLAQQHGQEMAAAVEKAAGGPLAPITGPLRTAFKVFPVQFAGPPTRADYESRLKSDDIYVRKHAEDMLKIIDQQGHVPSSYPYSLEVWQFGRSLTLVGLAGEVVVDYDLRLKKELGADKLWVAGYSNDVFAYIPSERILKEGGYEGGGAMIYYGQPGPFAPGIEETIIGEVHQVIGKLREQ from the coding sequence TTGCGACATCCCAGGTTGTTCAACACCGCAATTCCTTTGATGCTCTCTGTGCTGCTCGTTGGCGCGGCCCTTCCTGCTCGCGCGGCCTGGAAAGCGGGATTCGCCAAGATCAACATTACGCCCCACGGCCCGCTCTGGATGGCCGGTTATGCCGCCAGGACCCACGCCTCCGAGGGAACGCTTCTCGAGTTGCACGCCAAGGCCCTGGCGCTCGAAGACGAGACAGGCCGCCGTGCCGTGCTGGTTTCCACCGACCTGCTGGGACTTCCTCGGCCCGTCAGCGAAGCAGTCGCCAGCCGTGTCAAGCAGAAGTATGGCCTCAGCCGCGATCAGTTGTTTTTGAACTCCTCGCACACGCATTCCGGGCCGGTGATCGGCAACATGCTGTCGGTTGCATACGAAGGCGAGCACGGCATCAACGCCGAACAGTGGGAAGCCGTGCAGGCATACACCGGCCATCTGGAGGACCAGATGGTGAAAGTGGTGGGAGAAGCTCTCCACAAGCTGCGGCCGGCCACGCTCAGCCTTGGCCATGGGCAGGCCGATTTCGCCATCAACCGCCGCGTAAAAACCGCCGCCGGGTACGTTGGAGGCGTCAACCGGGACGGTCCCGTGGATCACGATGTTCCCGTCCTGGTTGTTCGCAATCAGCGCGGCAAAATCCTCGGCATCCTTTTCGGTTACGCCTGCCACAACACCACCATCGGCTCAAATTTTTACAAGTTCAGCGGCGATTACGCTGGCTTTGCCCAGCAGCGGCTGGAGAAACGCTACGGCGGCGCGGTCGCCATGTTTGTGGAGGGATGCGGAGCAGACGCCAATCCTTATCCGCGCTGGGACAAGGAGCGAAGCGGAGTGCCACTCGCGCAGCAACACGGCCAGGAAATGGCCGCAGCAGTCGAAAAGGCGGCGGGCGGTCCTCTGGCTCCGATCACCGGGCCGCTCAGGACGGCGTTTAAGGTCTTCCCCGTCCAGTTCGCCGGCCCGCCAACCCGCGCGGACTATGAATCACGGCTCAAGAGCGACGACATTTACGTTCGAAAGCATGCCGAGGACATGCTGAAGATTATTGACCAGCAGGGCCATGTGCCATCCAGCTATCCATATTCGCTCGAGGTATGGCAATTCGGGCGAAGCCTCACCCTGGTCGGCCTGGCGGGCGAGGTGGTCGTCGATTACGATTTGAGGTTGAAGAAGGAACTGGGAGCGGACAAGCTTTGGGTGGCCGGGTACAGCAACGATGTCTTTGCCTATATTCCTTCGGAACGAATCCTTAAGGAAGGCGGTTACGAAGGCGGTGGAGCGATGATCTACTATGGGCAGCCCGGCCCGTTCGCTCCCGGCATTGAAGAAACCATCATCGGCGAGGTCCACCAGGTGATTGGAAAGCTCCGGGAGCAGTGA